A window from Sphingobium sp. EM0848 encodes these proteins:
- a CDS encoding GNAT family N-acetyltransferase, whose product MTECVARMAKGVAQLPRDEWDACAGTGNPFVSWDFLTVLERSGSVGDNSGWQPLPLVIDGPDGRIAAAAPLYGKTHSQGEYVFDHGWADAWERAGGHYYPKIQIAAPFTPVPGPRLLLREDSFAPALIAGIEAVVEQNELSSAHATFIAPEQVPLFEAAGWLIREDSQFHWTNRGYGDFSDFLADLSSAKRKNIRKERERAVEGLEIVHLTGDALTETHWDAFWTFYQDTGARKWGRPYLTRAFFSMLGESMADRVLLVLALRHGRPIAGALNLIGADTLYGRYWGCTEEVPHLHFELCYYQAIDIAIARGLQRVEAGAQGGHKLARGYAPEPTYSAHFIPNASFRRAVADFLESERQGVQRDRDWLTERTPFRKGEVRLS is encoded by the coding sequence ATGACGGAGTGCGTGGCGCGCATGGCCAAGGGCGTCGCGCAACTGCCGCGCGATGAATGGGATGCCTGCGCCGGGACCGGCAACCCGTTTGTCAGCTGGGATTTTCTGACCGTGCTGGAACGGTCGGGCAGCGTCGGCGACAATAGCGGCTGGCAGCCTCTGCCGCTGGTCATCGATGGGCCGGATGGACGGATCGCCGCCGCCGCGCCGCTTTACGGCAAGACCCACAGCCAGGGCGAATATGTGTTCGATCATGGCTGGGCCGATGCCTGGGAGCGGGCAGGCGGGCACTATTATCCCAAGATTCAGATCGCCGCGCCCTTTACCCCCGTGCCAGGCCCGCGCCTGCTGTTACGCGAAGACAGTTTCGCCCCGGCGCTGATTGCGGGGATCGAGGCGGTGGTGGAGCAGAATGAACTGTCCTCCGCCCACGCGACCTTCATCGCGCCGGAACAGGTGCCGCTGTTCGAGGCGGCGGGCTGGCTGATCCGGGAGGACAGCCAGTTCCACTGGACCAATCGCGGCTATGGCGATTTCAGCGACTTTCTGGCCGATCTGTCGAGCGCCAAGCGCAAGAATATCCGCAAGGAACGGGAGCGCGCGGTCGAGGGGCTGGAGATCGTCCACCTGACCGGCGATGCGCTGACCGAAACGCATTGGGACGCTTTCTGGACCTTCTATCAGGATACCGGCGCGCGCAAATGGGGGCGCCCCTATCTGACCCGCGCCTTTTTCTCGATGCTGGGTGAAAGCATGGCGGACCGGGTGCTGCTGGTGCTGGCGCTCCGGCACGGCAGGCCGATTGCCGGGGCGCTGAACCTCATCGGCGCGGACACGCTGTACGGCCGCTATTGGGGTTGCACCGAAGAGGTGCCCCATCTGCACTTCGAGCTTTGCTATTATCAGGCGATCGACATCGCCATCGCCCGTGGCCTTCAGCGCGTGGAGGCGGGGGCGCAGGGCGGGCACAAGCTGGCGCGGGGTTACGCGCCCGAGCCGACCTATTCCGCGCATTTCATTCCCAATGCCAGCTTCCGCCGCGCCGTCGCCGATTTTCTGGAAAGCGAACGACAGGGCGTGCAGCGCGACCGGGACTGGCTGACTGAACGAACCCCGTTCCGGAAGGGGGAGGTGCGGCTTTCCTGA
- a CDS encoding glycerophosphodiester phosphodiesterase family protein: MSVRPDVLAALTSRPFAHRGLHGGGVSENGMAAFSAAIAGHFGIECDVRLSRDGVVIVFHDASLRRMTGATGAICDHEAQAIDRLMLPDGGSVPRLRDLLNLCGTDVPLLIEIKVDGRHVAPICAAVAEELARRPKTLAAVMSFNPVAMRWFARRRPDIVRGLVVTDENNKGWRGKIGRALALWAAKPDFIACDIRDLPSPLSAHMRQRKMPVLSWTVRSEEERARAALHADQIIFERAA, encoded by the coding sequence TTGTCCGTTCGGCCTGATGTCCTTGCGGCGTTGACGTCACGCCCCTTCGCCCATCGCGGGCTGCATGGGGGCGGGGTCAGCGAAAACGGCATGGCGGCCTTCTCGGCCGCCATCGCCGGTCATTTCGGCATTGAATGCGATGTCCGCCTCAGCCGCGACGGGGTGGTTATCGTCTTTCACGATGCTTCGCTCCGGCGCATGACGGGGGCGACCGGCGCGATCTGCGACCATGAGGCGCAGGCGATCGATCGATTGATGCTGCCCGACGGCGGCAGCGTTCCGCGCCTGCGCGACCTGCTCAACCTGTGCGGGACGGATGTTCCTCTGCTCATCGAGATCAAGGTGGATGGGCGGCATGTCGCCCCGATCTGCGCGGCGGTCGCCGAGGAGCTGGCGCGGCGGCCCAAGACGCTGGCGGCGGTGATGTCCTTCAATCCCGTGGCGATGCGCTGGTTCGCGCGCCGCCGGCCCGATATCGTGCGCGGGTTGGTCGTCACGGACGAAAACAACAAGGGATGGCGCGGGAAGATCGGGCGCGCCCTTGCACTTTGGGCGGCGAAGCCCGATTTTATTGCCTGTGACATTCGCGACCTGCCATCCCCCCTGTCCGCGCATATGCGCCAGCGGAAAATGCCCGTGCTGAGCTGGACCGTGCGCAGCGAGGAAGAGCGCGCCCGCGCCGCGCTGCACGCGGATCAGATCATTTTCGAGCGCGCCGCATGA
- a CDS encoding RidA family protein: protein MSIEARLTELGITLPAAAAPVAAYVAAVEANGLLHISGQISLSDGQLMTGRLGEDRDLDYGVKAARACGLNLIAQMKAALGSLDRVERIVKLGAFISSTPEFTDQPKVANGASELMVEVFGEAGKHARSAVGVPVLPLGAVVEIDAIVLVRSA from the coding sequence ATGAGCATCGAAGCCCGCCTGACCGAACTGGGCATCACCCTGCCCGCCGCCGCAGCGCCGGTCGCCGCCTATGTCGCGGCGGTCGAGGCCAACGGCCTGCTGCATATTTCCGGGCAGATCTCCCTGTCCGACGGCCAGTTGATGACGGGCCGGCTGGGCGAGGACCGCGACCTCGACTATGGCGTCAAGGCGGCCCGTGCCTGCGGCCTCAACCTCATCGCCCAGATGAAGGCGGCGCTTGGCAGCCTCGACCGGGTCGAGCGGATCGTGAAGCTGGGCGCCTTCATCAGCAGCACGCCCGAATTCACCGACCAGCCCAAGGTCGCCAACGGCGCGTCGGAGCTGATGGTGGAGGTCTTCGGCGAGGCTGGGAAACATGCCCGCAGCGCCGTCGGCGTGCCGGTGCTGCCGCTGGGCGCCGTGGTCGAAATCGACGCGATCGTCCTTGTCCGTTCGGCCTGA
- a CDS encoding HAD family hydrolase, with product MNRPLIITDCDEVLLHMVVPFREWLEATHDVHFDMRERGFAEALRHKDSGLPLERALVWELLIGFFDTQMHRQMPIAGAVEALGRLSAMADIVVLTNITERHHRQREEQLASHGLSFPVQWNQGGKGRPLAAILAERQPSVALFIDDLAEHHASVADHAPGVWRLHMVGEPEIARDVAAASLAHARIDDWAAAEAWIAARLAEGPAPEVFPTIQGVSQ from the coding sequence ATGAACCGCCCGCTGATCATTACCGATTGCGATGAAGTGCTGCTGCATATGGTCGTGCCGTTCCGGGAATGGCTCGAGGCGACCCATGATGTGCATTTCGACATGCGCGAACGCGGTTTTGCAGAGGCGTTGCGGCACAAGGACAGCGGGTTGCCGCTGGAGCGGGCGCTGGTTTGGGAATTGCTGATCGGCTTTTTCGACACGCAGATGCATCGCCAGATGCCGATCGCCGGCGCGGTGGAGGCGCTCGGCCGGTTGAGCGCCATGGCGGACATCGTCGTCCTCACCAACATCACCGAACGCCATCACCGCCAGCGCGAGGAGCAACTCGCATCCCATGGCCTGTCCTTTCCGGTCCAGTGGAACCAGGGCGGCAAGGGCCGTCCGCTCGCCGCCATCCTCGCGGAGCGCCAGCCCAGCGTCGCCCTGTTCATCGACGATCTGGCGGAGCATCATGCTTCCGTCGCGGACCATGCGCCGGGCGTCTGGCGGCTGCACATGGTAGGCGAACCGGAAATCGCCCGCGACGTCGCTGCCGCGTCGCTGGCCCATGCCCGGATCGACGATTGGGCCGCCGCCGAAGCCTGGATCGCCGCCCGGCTGGCCGAAGGACCGGCGCCAGAAGTTTTTCCGACCATTCAAGGAGTGTCCCAATGA
- a CDS encoding DUF3572 domain-containing protein, whose amino-acid sequence MRPDINHGKQHSPSEAREPSVLALMALAWTLADDRRADRLLALTGLDAETLRTGVGDPVVLGAVLGFLADHEPDLIACAESLDSTPEALIAAKESLTA is encoded by the coding sequence ATGCGTCCCGACATTAACCATGGCAAGCAGCATAGTCCAAGCGAGGCTCGAGAGCCATCCGTACTGGCGCTGATGGCGCTTGCCTGGACGCTGGCGGATGATCGCCGCGCCGACCGGCTGCTGGCATTGACCGGGCTGGACGCCGAAACGCTGCGGACGGGCGTGGGCGATCCCGTGGTGCTGGGCGCGGTACTGGGCTTTCTGGCCGATCATGAACCGGATTTGATCGCCTGCGCCGAAAGCCTCGACAGCACGCCGGAAGCATTGATCGCCGCAAAGGAGTCCCTCACCGCATGA
- a CDS encoding response regulator, giving the protein MAKRVLVVEDNELNLKLFCDLLRAHGREVLPLRDGRDLLAQAREFHPDLVITDIHLPHISGLDLIISLKGDAQLSSVPIMAVTAYAGHGDEERIRGAGAQAYVSKPISVLRFVEQVNALL; this is encoded by the coding sequence GTGGCAAAGCGCGTGCTCGTTGTCGAGGACAACGAACTTAATCTCAAACTTTTTTGCGACCTGCTGCGCGCGCACGGGCGTGAGGTGCTGCCGCTGCGCGACGGGCGCGACCTGCTGGCGCAGGCGCGGGAGTTTCACCCCGATCTGGTGATTACCGACATCCACCTGCCGCATATCAGCGGCCTGGACCTTATCATCTCGCTGAAGGGCGACGCGCAACTGTCATCGGTGCCGATCATGGCCGTCACCGCCTATGCCGGGCATGGCGATGAGGAACGGATTCGCGGCGCCGGGGCGCAAGCCTATGTGTCCAAGCCGATTTCCGTGCTGCGCTTCGTCGAACAGGTGAACGCGCTGCTGTAG